A window of Mixophyes fleayi isolate aMixFle1 chromosome 10, aMixFle1.hap1, whole genome shotgun sequence contains these coding sequences:
- the LOC142103889 gene encoding astacin-like metalloendopeptidase isoform X2 produces the protein MKLKIRKSFYLEIYKFSINCSTLLLQYSFVTGNITLPHSVFCVISITQCPGADMARNIVFLISAAVWSVGLTLPIQTDHSTPKFETGNITEDDRGPYSEIIVTANNATGGAEEDNGTIFEVIESANRGVPMLLSEGDIAVLIGRNARKCINCRWGKSSDGIIYIPYVISSSYTDSQKQLITSAMQEFSTMTCVRFIDKTTESIYLQIQDAGGCWSNVGRSGRPQPVSLSRLHCMSYGVVQHELMHALSFLHEHTRKDRDNYVDIIWKFLSPKNQEDFEPNIANPLDIPYDYTSVMQYGRYAFTNTSGMATIVPKPDPTVIIGQKHGLSNLDVKKINELYKCNLCRTKLLGVSGSLSSNDISPKQNNDNCLWLIQMPSDKVLFQLDLFTTSSSSKGLAEINVYDGVDKTSLLLAKISPGQSSPLLISSVLYGATLTTDNGIVVSPKYPSFYPNNVNGTWIIIAPTGYRVSLIFQVFDLESSPSCSCDILVIRDGGGAAEPILGTYCGKISSLILKSSGQMMLLQFSSNLQGNTQGFNASYSFVPAG, from the exons ATGAAGCTTAAAATAAGAAAATCCTTTTATTTGGAAATATATAAATTCAGCATCAATTGCAGCACACTTCTGTTGCAGTATTCTTTTGTCACAGGCAATATAACCCTGCCACACAGTGTTTTCTGTGTCATCTCAATAACTCAGTGCCCAGGAGCAGATATGGCACGTAACATTGTGTTCCTGATTTCTGCTGCTGTCTGGTCCGTAGGACTAACTCTACCAATACAG ACGGACCATTCAACGCCTAAGTTCG AGACTGGTAACATTACAGAAGATGACAGAGGACCCTATTCTGAGATTATTGTAACTGCAAACAATG cGACTGGCGGCGCTGAAGAAGATAACGGGACAATTTTTGAGGTTATAGAATCCGCAAACCGTG GTGTCCCCATGCTTCTGAGTGAAGGTGATATTGCTGTGTTGATAGGACGCAATGCCAGGAAATGTATCAATTGCAGATGGGGCAAATCAAGCGACGGAATAATTTATATACCTTACGTCATATCTTCCTCTTATA CTGATTCTCAAAAACAGTTGATTACGTCAGCCATGCAAGAGTTTTCTACAATGACCTGCGTTCGGTTTATAGACAAAACTACCGAGTCAATCTATCTCCAAATACAGGACGCAGGAGG CTGCTGGTCCAATGTTGGAAGATCGGGGCGTCCACAGCCAGTGAGCCTCAGTAGACTGCACTGCATGAGCTATGGAGTAGTCCAACATGAATTGATGCATGCCCTCAGCTTCTTACACGAACACACCAGGAAAGACAGAGACAACTATGTGGATATCATCTGGAAGTTCCTCTCTCCTA AAAATCAAGAAGATTTCGAGCCAAACATTGCGAACCCTTTGGATATCCCTTATGATTATACTTCAGTGATGCAGTATGGCAG ATATGCTTTCACGAATACCTCTGGAATGGCCACAATTGTACCCAAACCAGACCCCACAGTAATCATTGGACAGAAACATGGACTCAGTAACCTGGATGTGAAGAAGATAAATGAACTTTATAAATGTA ATCTATGCAGGACAAAGTTGCTGGGAGTATCAGGAAGCCTCTCTTCTAATGACATATCTCCGAAGCAGAACAATGACAACTGTCTGTGGCTTATACAAATGCCTTCAGATAAG GTTCTTTTTCAACTTGACTTGTTTACTACTTCTTCGTCCAGCAAGGGTCTTGCTGAAATCAATGTGTATGATGGAGTGGATAAGACGAGCCTTCTTTTGGCCAAGATCAGTCCTGGCCAGTCTTCTCCACTGTTAATTTCATCTG TGTTGTATGGCGCCACTCTGACCACTGATAACGGGATTGTAGTCTCCCCTAAGTACCCCAGCTTTTACCCCAACAATGTAAATGGCACATGGATCATCATAGCTCCCACTGGATATAGG GTGTCCCTGATCTTTCAAGTGTTTGACCTTGAGTCATCTCCATCATGTTCCTGTGACATCTTGGTGATTAGAGATGGTGGTGGTGCCGCTGAACCCATCCTTGGCACATATTGTGGTAAAATATCCAGTTTAATATTAAAGTCCAGTGGACAAATGATGCTGCTCCAGTTCTCCAGCAACCTCCAAGGCAACACACAGGGCTTCAATGCAAGTTATTCCTTTG TGCCCGCAGGATGA
- the LOC142103889 gene encoding astacin-like metalloendopeptidase isoform X1, with protein sequence MKLKIRKSFYLEIYKFSINCSTLLLQYSFVTGNITLPHSVFCVISITQCPGADMARNIVFLISAAVWSVGLTLPIQTDHSTPKFETGNITEDDRGPYSEIIVTANNATGGAEEDNGTIFEVIESANRGVPMLLSEGDIAVLIGRNARKCINCRWGKSSDGIIYIPYVISSSYTDSQKQLITSAMQEFSTMTCVRFIDKTTESIYLQIQDAGGCWSNVGRSGRPQPVSLSRLHCMSYGVVQHELMHALSFLHEHTRKDRDNYVDIIWKFLSPKNQEDFEPNIANPLDIPYDYTSVMQYGRYAFTNTSGMATIVPKPDPTVIIGQKHGLSNLDVKKINELYKCNLCRTKLLGVSGSLSSNDISPKQNNDNCLWLIQMPSDKVLFQLDLFTTSSSSKGLAEINVYDGVDKTSLLLAKISPGQSSPLLISSGKFMLVEYRSDKSNPSNFDASYKTVLYGATLTTDNGIVVSPKYPSFYPNNVNGTWIIIAPTGYRVSLIFQVFDLESSPSCSCDILVIRDGGGAAEPILGTYCGKISSLILKSSGQMMLLQFSSNLQGNTQGFNASYSFVPAG encoded by the exons ATGAAGCTTAAAATAAGAAAATCCTTTTATTTGGAAATATATAAATTCAGCATCAATTGCAGCACACTTCTGTTGCAGTATTCTTTTGTCACAGGCAATATAACCCTGCCACACAGTGTTTTCTGTGTCATCTCAATAACTCAGTGCCCAGGAGCAGATATGGCACGTAACATTGTGTTCCTGATTTCTGCTGCTGTCTGGTCCGTAGGACTAACTCTACCAATACAG ACGGACCATTCAACGCCTAAGTTCG AGACTGGTAACATTACAGAAGATGACAGAGGACCCTATTCTGAGATTATTGTAACTGCAAACAATG cGACTGGCGGCGCTGAAGAAGATAACGGGACAATTTTTGAGGTTATAGAATCCGCAAACCGTG GTGTCCCCATGCTTCTGAGTGAAGGTGATATTGCTGTGTTGATAGGACGCAATGCCAGGAAATGTATCAATTGCAGATGGGGCAAATCAAGCGACGGAATAATTTATATACCTTACGTCATATCTTCCTCTTATA CTGATTCTCAAAAACAGTTGATTACGTCAGCCATGCAAGAGTTTTCTACAATGACCTGCGTTCGGTTTATAGACAAAACTACCGAGTCAATCTATCTCCAAATACAGGACGCAGGAGG CTGCTGGTCCAATGTTGGAAGATCGGGGCGTCCACAGCCAGTGAGCCTCAGTAGACTGCACTGCATGAGCTATGGAGTAGTCCAACATGAATTGATGCATGCCCTCAGCTTCTTACACGAACACACCAGGAAAGACAGAGACAACTATGTGGATATCATCTGGAAGTTCCTCTCTCCTA AAAATCAAGAAGATTTCGAGCCAAACATTGCGAACCCTTTGGATATCCCTTATGATTATACTTCAGTGATGCAGTATGGCAG ATATGCTTTCACGAATACCTCTGGAATGGCCACAATTGTACCCAAACCAGACCCCACAGTAATCATTGGACAGAAACATGGACTCAGTAACCTGGATGTGAAGAAGATAAATGAACTTTATAAATGTA ATCTATGCAGGACAAAGTTGCTGGGAGTATCAGGAAGCCTCTCTTCTAATGACATATCTCCGAAGCAGAACAATGACAACTGTCTGTGGCTTATACAAATGCCTTCAGATAAG GTTCTTTTTCAACTTGACTTGTTTACTACTTCTTCGTCCAGCAAGGGTCTTGCTGAAATCAATGTGTATGATGGAGTGGATAAGACGAGCCTTCTTTTGGCCAAGATCAGTCCTGGCCAGTCTTCTCCACTGTTAATTTCATCTGGTAAATTTATGTTAGTGGAATATAGAAGCGATAAATCCAATCCCAGCAACTTTGATGCATCTTATAAAACAG TGTTGTATGGCGCCACTCTGACCACTGATAACGGGATTGTAGTCTCCCCTAAGTACCCCAGCTTTTACCCCAACAATGTAAATGGCACATGGATCATCATAGCTCCCACTGGATATAGG GTGTCCCTGATCTTTCAAGTGTTTGACCTTGAGTCATCTCCATCATGTTCCTGTGACATCTTGGTGATTAGAGATGGTGGTGGTGCCGCTGAACCCATCCTTGGCACATATTGTGGTAAAATATCCAGTTTAATATTAAAGTCCAGTGGACAAATGATGCTGCTCCAGTTCTCCAGCAACCTCCAAGGCAACACACAGGGCTTCAATGCAAGTTATTCCTTTG TGCCCGCAGGATGA